In Arachis hypogaea cultivar Tifrunner chromosome 17, arahy.Tifrunner.gnm2.J5K5, whole genome shotgun sequence, a single window of DNA contains:
- the LOC112765315 gene encoding 14 kDa zinc-binding protein — MKGLKNGMSSVSRRNITQRLVVFASHLPSSSSSSSDSTSMASEKQAALATAPSDADAPTIFDKIINKEIPSNVVYEDDKVFAFRDINPQAPTHILIIPKVKDGLTGLSKAEERHFEILGRLLYTAKLIAKQEGLDDGFRVVINDGPKGCQSVYHIHVHLLGGRQMNWPPG, encoded by the exons ATGAAGGGCTTGAAAAATGGCATGAGCAGTGTGAGCAGAAGAAACATTACTCAAAGACTTGTTGTGTTTGCTTCACACCTCCcttcgtcttcgtcttcgtcttccgATTCCACTTCCATGGCTTCGGAGAAACAAGCTGCTCTTGCTACCGCACCCTCCGACGCTGATGCTCCCACCAT ATTTGACAAGATAATCAACAAGGAGATCCCTTCAAATGTGGTTTATGAGGATGATAAG GTCTTTGCTTTTAGGGACATAAATCCCCAAGCTCCTACTCACATTCTAATCATTCCTAAAGTAAAAGATGGGTTAACTGGTCTATCCAAG GCTGAGGAGAGGCACTTTGAAATTCTTGGCCGCCTTCTTTACACTGCGAAGTTGATTGCAAAGCAAGAAGGTCTTGATGATGGCTTCAGGGTTGTAATTAATGATGGTCCAAAGGGAT GTCAATCAGTTTACCACATTCATGTTCACCTCCTCGGCGGACGACAGATGAACTGGCCTCCTGGCTAA
- the LOC112766927 gene encoding protein GAMETE EXPRESSED 3 isoform X3, whose protein sequence is MPMIHLLIFVFALATLSPSSAYDWLSKPLVGDDGRIYVCSNKKLFAFESNGSISWTMHIDYKCNVAMAPVHGGFGKIYLIADNRILMVKLEISGTSEPVAELFFGPGPGQQVETEIIGLSVSTLTSTVFINIKNRGLFAYKSHGRLLWSIGPLLYKFGYHQGCRKNITDCSFASVPVLDQCEGSIYISNTEGQLYCLSIRGRHFRWIQDFSYLDRNFTITAGNNGRLYVTIPVRALLLALDVFSGNVLWQRSIGPLSKADSVPVVDSNDRDGRKS, encoded by the exons ATGCCGATGAttcatttacttatctttgtgTTTGCACTTGCTACATTATCCCCTTCCTCTGCGTACGATTGGCTTTCGAAACCTCTTGTTGGAGATGATGGAAGAATTTATGTTTGTTCCAATAAGAAACTTTTTGCATTTGAAAGCAATGGTAGCATCTCATGGACCATGCATATAGACTATAAATGCAATGTTGCTATGGCACCTGTTCATGGAGGTTTTGGCAAG ATATATTTGATAGCTGATAACAGAATATTAATGGTTAAACTGGAAATCAGTGGAACGTCTGAGCCTGTAGCAGAATTATTCTTTGGTCCAGGACCTGGTCAACAGGTAGAGACTGAAATTATTGGGCTTTCGGTAAGCACATTAACCTCAACAGTGTTTATAAACATCAAGAATCGAGGACTCTTTGCATATAAGTCACATGGACGTTTACTGTGGAGTATTGGACCTCTGCTTTATAAATTTGGCTACCATCAAGGATGCCGGAAAAACATTACAGATTGTTCCTTTGCATCGGTCCCGGTGCTTGATCAATGCGAGGGTAGTATATAT ATCTCAAATACAGAAGGACAGCTCTATTGCTTGTCTATTCGCGGCCGTCACTTTAGATGGATACAGGATTTTAGTTATTTAGACAGAAATTTCACCATCACCGCCGGGAACAATGGTCGTTTGTATGTAACAATTCCTGTGAGGGCTCTTTTATTGGCTCTAGATGTCTTTTCAGGTAATGTCTTATGGCAGAGAAGTATTGGCCCATTAAGCAAAGCTGATTCCGTACCCGTAGTAGATTCTAATG ATAGAGATGGAAGGAAAAGTTAG
- the LOC112766927 gene encoding protein GAMETE EXPRESSED 3 isoform X2, whose amino-acid sequence MIEMEGKVSHTAGEFTTVSAIRPKVALLTKLVPATGSIYWSENNPGQLTTSLSKSDLSQFVVDEEILLAFLAASKTGNLLQCRTTGQKLASSCSQARTKLVSIYTGNERVIALFLLFESTVLAILIGLVRFCCSFWAKKKLQDQGLGSFLAKRCSLQLKKKALDRTITELERKATEEAADREVLEKLVDMSKEREGIQRKLSTTYSLGRDKSDSHARSILLLQTGKTKSYSFQGTRGKNMTMFHTMSDTSSSESSYEGETSMLGYKDYSTKAKTKTLMTEDSSSSGSSSEKFRRRGLRRNY is encoded by the exons ATG ATAGAGATGGAAGGAAAAGTTAGCCACACTGCTGGTGAATTCACCACTGTTTCAGCAATTCGACCGAAAGTTGCATTGTTAACTAAGTTAGTTCCTGCAACTGGATCAATCTATTGGTCTGAAAATAATCCTG GTCAACTTACAACTTCATTATCCAAAAGCGATCTGAGTCAGTTTGTAGTAGATGAGGAGATTCTTCTTGCTTTCCTTGCTGCCTCAA AGACTGGCAACCTACTGCAATGCCGTACTACAG GTCAGAAGCTTGCATCAAGCTGTTCACAAGCAAGAACCAAGCTTGTCAGCATCTACACAG GAAATGAAAGGGTGATAGCATTGTTTCTGCTCTTTGAATCAACTGTTTTGGCAATACTTATTGGACTAGTAAGATTCTGCTGTTCATTCTGGGCGAAAAAGAAGCTTCAAGACCAAGGCCTTGGAAGTTTCCTTGCCAAGCGA TGCTCTCTTCAGCTCAAAAAGAAAGCATTGGACAGGACAATTACCGAGCTTGAGCGAAAAGCCACAGAGGAAGCAGCAGACAGAGAGGTTTTAGAGAAACTGGTTGATATGTCAAAAGAAAGGGAAGGCATTCAAAGGAAGCTATCAACCACCTACAGTTTGGGGAGGGATAAAAGTGATTCACATGCAAGATCTATTCTTCTTTTACAAAcaggaaaaacaaaaagttaCTCGTTCCAAGGGACACGGGGCAAGAACATGACAATGTTCCACACAATGAGTGACACATCTTCCAGTGAAAGCAGCTATGAAGGTGAGACCAGCATGCTTGGCTATAAGGACTACTCAACTAAGGCAAAAACAAAGACACTGATGACGGAAGATAGTTCAAGTTCAGGTTCAAGTAGTGAGAAATTTCGAAGGAGAGGCCTTAGGAGAAACTATTAG
- the LOC112766927 gene encoding protein GAMETE EXPRESSED 3 isoform X1 encodes MFINLHHSSTFVATRWVSIGSLDGFLYSFSPTGDLKKFSRRNTDNYVIQVGSFLDCSGFSVYTSQIEMEGKVSHTAGEFTTVSAIRPKVALLTKLVPATGSIYWSENNPGQLTTSLSKSDLSQFVVDEEILLAFLAASKTGNLLQCRTTGQKLASSCSQARTKLVSIYTGNERVIALFLLFESTVLAILIGLVRFCCSFWAKKKLQDQGLGSFLAKRCSLQLKKKALDRTITELERKATEEAADREVLEKLVDMSKEREGIQRKLSTTYSLGRDKSDSHARSILLLQTGKTKSYSFQGTRGKNMTMFHTMSDTSSSESSYEGETSMLGYKDYSTKAKTKTLMTEDSSSSGSSSEKFRRRGLRRNY; translated from the exons ATG TTTATCAACTTACATCATTCAAGCACATTTGTCGCGACAAGATGGGTGTCTATTGGTTCATTGGATGGATTCCTTTATTCATTTTCACCAACTGGGGATCTTAAGAAATTTTCAAGAAGAAATACAGATAATTATGTGATTCAAGTTGGTTCTTTTCTTGATTGCTCTGGATTTTCTGTCTATACTTCACAGATAGAGATGGAAGGAAAAGTTAGCCACACTGCTGGTGAATTCACCACTGTTTCAGCAATTCGACCGAAAGTTGCATTGTTAACTAAGTTAGTTCCTGCAACTGGATCAATCTATTGGTCTGAAAATAATCCTG GTCAACTTACAACTTCATTATCCAAAAGCGATCTGAGTCAGTTTGTAGTAGATGAGGAGATTCTTCTTGCTTTCCTTGCTGCCTCAA AGACTGGCAACCTACTGCAATGCCGTACTACAG GTCAGAAGCTTGCATCAAGCTGTTCACAAGCAAGAACCAAGCTTGTCAGCATCTACACAG GAAATGAAAGGGTGATAGCATTGTTTCTGCTCTTTGAATCAACTGTTTTGGCAATACTTATTGGACTAGTAAGATTCTGCTGTTCATTCTGGGCGAAAAAGAAGCTTCAAGACCAAGGCCTTGGAAGTTTCCTTGCCAAGCGA TGCTCTCTTCAGCTCAAAAAGAAAGCATTGGACAGGACAATTACCGAGCTTGAGCGAAAAGCCACAGAGGAAGCAGCAGACAGAGAGGTTTTAGAGAAACTGGTTGATATGTCAAAAGAAAGGGAAGGCATTCAAAGGAAGCTATCAACCACCTACAGTTTGGGGAGGGATAAAAGTGATTCACATGCAAGATCTATTCTTCTTTTACAAAcaggaaaaacaaaaagttaCTCGTTCCAAGGGACACGGGGCAAGAACATGACAATGTTCCACACAATGAGTGACACATCTTCCAGTGAAAGCAGCTATGAAGGTGAGACCAGCATGCTTGGCTATAAGGACTACTCAACTAAGGCAAAAACAAAGACACTGATGACGGAAGATAGTTCAAGTTCAGGTTCAAGTAGTGAGAAATTTCGAAGGAGAGGCCTTAGGAGAAACTATTAG
- the LOC112766927 gene encoding protein GAMETE EXPRESSED 3 isoform X4, which translates to MEGKVSHTAGEFTTVSAIRPKVALLTKLVPATGSIYWSENNPGQLTTSLSKSDLSQFVVDEEILLAFLAASKTGNLLQCRTTGQKLASSCSQARTKLVSIYTGNERVIALFLLFESTVLAILIGLVRFCCSFWAKKKLQDQGLGSFLAKRCSLQLKKKALDRTITELERKATEEAADREVLEKLVDMSKEREGIQRKLSTTYSLGRDKSDSHARSILLLQTGKTKSYSFQGTRGKNMTMFHTMSDTSSSESSYEGETSMLGYKDYSTKAKTKTLMTEDSSSSGSSSEKFRRRGLRRNY; encoded by the exons ATGGAAGGAAAAGTTAGCCACACTGCTGGTGAATTCACCACTGTTTCAGCAATTCGACCGAAAGTTGCATTGTTAACTAAGTTAGTTCCTGCAACTGGATCAATCTATTGGTCTGAAAATAATCCTG GTCAACTTACAACTTCATTATCCAAAAGCGATCTGAGTCAGTTTGTAGTAGATGAGGAGATTCTTCTTGCTTTCCTTGCTGCCTCAA AGACTGGCAACCTACTGCAATGCCGTACTACAG GTCAGAAGCTTGCATCAAGCTGTTCACAAGCAAGAACCAAGCTTGTCAGCATCTACACAG GAAATGAAAGGGTGATAGCATTGTTTCTGCTCTTTGAATCAACTGTTTTGGCAATACTTATTGGACTAGTAAGATTCTGCTGTTCATTCTGGGCGAAAAAGAAGCTTCAAGACCAAGGCCTTGGAAGTTTCCTTGCCAAGCGA TGCTCTCTTCAGCTCAAAAAGAAAGCATTGGACAGGACAATTACCGAGCTTGAGCGAAAAGCCACAGAGGAAGCAGCAGACAGAGAGGTTTTAGAGAAACTGGTTGATATGTCAAAAGAAAGGGAAGGCATTCAAAGGAAGCTATCAACCACCTACAGTTTGGGGAGGGATAAAAGTGATTCACATGCAAGATCTATTCTTCTTTTACAAAcaggaaaaacaaaaagttaCTCGTTCCAAGGGACACGGGGCAAGAACATGACAATGTTCCACACAATGAGTGACACATCTTCCAGTGAAAGCAGCTATGAAGGTGAGACCAGCATGCTTGGCTATAAGGACTACTCAACTAAGGCAAAAACAAAGACACTGATGACGGAAGATAGTTCAAGTTCAGGTTCAAGTAGTGAGAAATTTCGAAGGAGAGGCCTTAGGAGAAACTATTAG